Sequence from the Scyliorhinus canicula chromosome 7, sScyCan1.1, whole genome shotgun sequence genome:
ACAATTCCTTCCTCAATTAGCAAAACGGGAAAAGGATTTACTGGAGTTTCAAAGAcaactggaatttttttttttgccagtTTCAACAGATCATTTGTTTGGATCTCCTAAAAAATTAGATAGCCTACAGGCATGTACAGAGATGCCTAAACTCGAACATTAATTGTAGTGTTCAGCATTCTGCAGGATGATGTCCAAACATGTTTGTGCAATAGAAACAAATGAAGGACATGTTTTGAACACCAACAGTAAAAAGTATATTAGCCAGAAGTTTAATATGATTGGATTACCATGTTTTATTAATAAAAGAAGATGACGCATGATCCGAGTGTGTAGGGGTTGTTGTTTATTCTGAATTTTTATACAAACACTCTATTCTTGTTCATGCCTGTCTTTCATTATGTGCTTTGCCTGAAATATTGTGCATGCCATTTAACATTTTCCAGTATTCCGGCCAAATTTGATTAACGTGAAAATCTGAATGTGCTCCAAATTTTACACAAGATACTAAGTTTTGACAATTTGTTCTTGTAAACGTTATTGAATACTGCATCATGTTGTAATAGGCAATCGAGAAAAAAAGCAAGCAACAGTAGCCTATTAGAGAGTTAGGTCCGATTGTCCGAGTGTCACTTTTCAGTCAGCTTTTAACATCCCATCATTTGAATCCTGTCTTTTTACCACAACCACATCCTTTGCATGACTGGAATCAGGAGAAAAAATGTGTGAAGGCAAGGCCAGTAAAATGTGAAAATATAAGAGTCGCTCATTGAAATCTTGTTATTTAGTGTCCCCATCACCTTCCAGGTAACAACCTGCATGCTGGTGCCAAAGATGAATTGTATAATTGCAATTCTTAATAACTTGTAAAGAGGGTCTGAATTCGCAACAGTGAATTGTGTGGAGTAGAATGTCAGTCGCTGTATACACAAGCTCATGTTGGAGTTCACGGGGTCCTATTGAGTCACTATGAACCAGATGAAGATTCCTTTTTCACTGCATATCAGTCAAAGGAAAAATAaatcctatttctaactttgtgGAAGTCAAAAGTGACTTCATCCGTAACAGTAGATCGTTGTCGTAGTTAAATGTTGGACTAAATAATTCCTACCACATCAAAGAGCTCAATATATAATATAAACCATTTATAAGCTCGAAATGACTATTCATTTTGATTCCATTACAGAAATGTAACACTTTCCATTTGAAATGAGCCAATGCCTCTGCCAAAATGTTCAAGCAAGGAATATCATTTGAATTAATCATCCATTAAAATCAACATTCATTTCCAAGATTATACCAGTTATCAGCTTATATTTTCTGATGGAATCATTAAGATGCACACACAGTTTAAAGATCACAAGTTGAAGATGCTTTCACCAGTAAAATTCTGTGAGTAAGCTATAACTTTATTCATTTCCTCCAGATATCCTCTCAAAGTATGGGAATAGTACAATAAAAAATCACAGCACATTAGTATCAGCTCATTGAATCAGATTGCTCAAGACCTCCTGTGAAACAACAAGGAGTCTTTTAAAGGCATTCCACTGCTAGGTTATAAACACATTATTGAAGTTAGCTATAGATTCTTATAGATGCTATGGGAAGTGGGGAGGAGTGCCTTCTGAGAACTTCCCTCCTGCCTTTGATACTGATTGCCTAGCAATCCTctcctgtgaccccccccccccccccccccccccacatccccaagaTGACTTACCTGCGCCTGTCATTCCAGCAGCAATCATGGCCTCCTTGGTAGCATTGCTCAGTACAAGAGCTGCCAACCTCAGATTGACTGACAGCTCTCGCGAGGCAAGACTTCCGTTTCAGGTGTCTTGATTCCAGGGGAGGTCTGCCACCAGCCTTTCCACTGTCTGATTTGTGTGTGGTTCAGCAGGCCTTCCCAAAAAGAGGCAGCCCGGGTCTCTTTCTGACTCTCCTTCTGTCAGGCGAGGCACATGAGGCTTCgagattcagcccatcaggttggAAGTGCATTGAAATACATGGTGCTATTTAAATACTGTTACCGTCACATATGTTGCTGGTCTCAGCGAACTAGTTTTAAGAgataaaacttttttaaaaatctataacaTACTTTATAACCTTGCAACTCATGTGATTACTATCAATTACAATGAAGAATCTGAAATTTGGGAAACTCACATAAAAGAAGCTACCATTAACTGTTTCATTTAGCACCTTAGTTGAGAACTGCTTTTGTCCATTAAAATGAGACAGTGAGGTTAAGTATCAAGAGTATGTGGCCTTCTGACTGGAAGTCAAATGATCAGCTGCCTAAAGTACAATGTTACCATTAAGTGACATTTTTTAAACAATAGTAATATTTGCTATTCCAGATTGCCATATAGTCATTTTAAATGAAGCAGACTCATGTCCTGAATGGAACTTTCAAGATGTTGCATTTATGTTAGCCTTGAGGAAGGCATTATACTTCATAGATATAACAATGCTAAATATTAAATCATCAGCAATGAGATCTCTTGCTGTAGAATCATATGTTAGACCAAAATTTGCTGGAAAAATAATGGCAAGTCAGTAGTATGTAAATTGTCCATGCACTGTTCCGTCGTCAGCCTCACAAAATGCAATCTCAAAATCAACCTTTAAGTGAGTTTCAAGAAGTTGCTGTATTTTCACATGAATTATTAATTAAACACAGCTCAAGAAGTTGCATCTGGTACTTAACAGCATAAGGAGACTTTATAGTAGAGCTTTATATTCCTGCAATGCCATTTAATCTCACCAGCCAATAAGGGAACAATTGAAATTGTGGATTATCATTTCTGCAGGTTGTAAattattagatttttttttcaaaccaatctattttaaattattttattttgatgttgtgtcctttttctttctctcaaaCTAATCTTTCTTGCCCACTCTTTTTCTTTCTGTGCCTGATTTGACTTTAATTTGCCATGTTTCCTCCTCTGTCATTCCCTTTTTTCCCCCTTTAATCCTTAAATATCATTGGTTAAGGAAATACACTGTTGGCCCCATCATTCACCATGGCCATGTGGCATGTGCCACTATCAACTGGCACATATGGCAGTTTTTGAGCTGAAGAGTGAGAGCAAAAGTTGAACATTAGGGCAAAGCTGTCAGATTCTCAATCCTGCAAATTCTGGACCATTGAGTCTCTAGATTGTCCCCTTGCCCGGCATCTAATCACTGCACGAGTTACAGAAAATACGCTGACAGACACGAACCTTTGTACAATATCTCACACCAGAAAATATTACATTTTATAATTGATTTAATATGTGGACTGAAAATAGGAAGATCCCGAATGGATAGGAAAGCAACACTGTTAAATGTTAGTCATGTTCAAGCCAAAGGAAAAACTGTTTGATTTATTTTCATCCAGTCCTGGCACAGCTCTGACAGGGTCCAACAAATAATTTTTCCCAACACAAATACAAGTTTGAGATTATTCTCAGTTGCTCTTTGTTTCCTTTCCTTGCTTTTACTTTTCTGTGTTTCTTGCCCCGTTTCTTGTGGCTAGATTGATGAGTGCTACACCTTGTGCTTCTATTCAACTGCTATAAGATAAAAGGAAGATAACAAGTTATTCAGTATCTTTATGGGTAAAGCAGGAATTACATTTTTGATGCGAGATGAAAAATACTGTAAAGTCATATAAACTTTGAATCTACAGTGTAGGAGTTGCCAGAAGTTAAAcccgaagtgccgagtggatgatccatcagcatcacggatgccagtcttcagccaattcgattcactccacatgatatcaagaaatggctgaaggcactggatactgcaaaagctatgggccctgatgATATTCCGccaatagtcctgaagacttgtgccctAGAACTTACCGTGCccagagccaagctgttccagtacagctacaacactggctaccgggcaatgtggaaaattgccaaggtaggtcctgtacacaattaccgccctatcagtctactcttgatcatcagcaaagttacggaaggggtcatcaacagtgctatcaagcagcacataCTTAGTAATTGCCTGCTTATGGAAtctcagtttgagttccgccaggcttactcagctcctgatctcattacaagctaggttcaaacatggacaaaaagctgaatgccaaaggtgaggtaagagtgactgcatttgaccgagtatgccaTCGAGGAGCCCTAGaaaagctggagtcaatgggaaaataggggcgcaatttaatggcctcgtcacaCCTGACTTGGTGTCAGTACAAGGCCATTGACTCTCGCGAgaagcctcttgcgagatttgcatCGACTCAAAACGCCTCACCAGATTTAATGGAGTCTCGCGAGACATcattgggcatgatccagatcagcatatttaaatgaaccattaggctcatttaaatatgtattcGCAAGATTCCCTTGGCACTCTGGGACCTAAAGGCCATGCCTGGGAGACATCGTCAGGGTACCATTTAATATTGTTTTCCACAACTGTTAACCAGTGGTAATGGCATCTGGGGGGGTCTACCAGACCATTAGAGTCCACCgagtggtcagggacatggcagggtggcactcCAGAACTTCCTCTTGCACTCCAGCACCTTGGTGCTACCAGTCTGCCCAGAGTGCCCGAGTGACCCTGCCAGACTGGCAAGAGCACTGCAGTGTGCTGagatggcagtgccagagtgcccaggtgccaggttggcattgccagggattgggccttgggaggggggggggggggggattaccagGTGGCAAAGGGACAAGAGGGTGTTCCCGGGGCCTCGTCATTGTTGGGAGGGGGTTGAAAGGGGGAGTCTGAAAGGGGATGGAAGATCGGGGGAACAAGacaaaagggtgccccaatctgtgaggagcctttcctgctgggctcACCAACAGAAAATGATTCTAAGTGCGACCTaggtggagagaaactccccaaggccaaaataaACGGCAAAGTGCCGCTGAACAGCGGGATGTTTCACGgcgctgcagccaccaagaagAACCAtgctaaatgtgcccaaaaccAGAGATTCTCTCCGGTTAAATTGAGCCCCTTgagtcagggggaaaactctccaatggttggagtcatacctggctcaaaggaagatggttgtggtggctggaggtcaatcatctcaactccaggccatctctgcaggagctcctcagagtaatgtcctcagcccaaccatcttcagctgcttcatcaattacctcccttgcatcataaggtcagaattgggggtgtacgctgatgattgcacaatgttcatcaccatttgcgactcctcagataatgaagcagtccttgttcaaatgcagcaagacctggacaacatccaggcttgggctgatgagtggcaaattacattcatGCTATACAAGTGGCAGACAATGACTGTCACCAAcatagagaatctaaccatcgccccatgacattcaatagcattaccatcgctgaatcccccactatcaatatcctgggggttaccattgaccagaaattgaactggactagccatctcaatattgtggctaccagagcaggtcaaaggctaggaatcctgtggtgagtaattcacctacctgacccccccaaagcctatccactatctacaaggcacaagtcgggaatgtaatggaatactctccacttccctggatgagtgcaactccaacactcaagaagctcgacatcattcaaaacaaagcaacccgcttgattgctaccctttcCACAAATATTTAATCTCTCCACGACCAACAAaatgtggcagccatgtgtactatctacaagatgcactgcaggaactcaccaatgttccttaggcagcatcttccaaacctacaaccactaccatctagaaggacaagagcagcagatcatAGAATGCAAataatacagtgctgaaggaggccatttggcccactgattctgcaccgaccccctgaaagaataTTCCACTCAAGCCCACTCCACCGCCCTATCTCAATAACCCTTTAAACTAAcctacacaactttggacactaaggggcaattttagcacggcaaatccacctaacctacacaatgggctggtttagcacactgggctaaatcactggttttgaaagcagaccaaggcaggccaacagcacggttcaattcccgtaccagcctccccgaacgggtgccagaatttggcgactaggggcttttcacagtaacttcattgaagcctactcatgacaataagcgattttcattttcatctggggactgtgggaggaaactgaagcatccagaggaaacccatgcagacacgggcagaacgtgcaaactccacagtcacccaagatcggaattgaacctggtccttggcgctgtgaggcagcagtgcctccctccaagtcattcaccgtcctgacgtggaaatatatcgtcgttctttcactgtcgctgggtcaaaatcctggaattcgctTGCTAACATTGTGGatatacctacatctcaggggctgcaatggttcaagaaggcagctcatcgccaCCTTCTTAAGGAAAacttgggatggacaataaatgctggcctatcctcACATCCCGTAGAATATTACATACAAatgtacaaattaggagcaggagtaggccgtatGGACGTttgagcctgcactgccattcaacaagatcatggctctTCTAATTATAACCTCAAGTacacattcctgctgacccccCAATAGCCTATCACACTCTGACTCATCAAGAATCTGTCTACTTCTGCTTTAAaagtattcaaagattctgcttccaccacattttTAGAAAGAGTTCCATTGACTCATAACCATCTGAGAGAGAACAAAATTCTCCTCATATCTGTCCTAAACGGgcaacctcttatttttaaacagtggtccctagtactagattctcccacaagaggaaactctGCAAATTGACCCAGTCAAGACCCCTCATGATCTTATACTTTtctatcaagttgcctcttattcttctaagctCCTTCAATTACATGTTTTTAATTCATTGAGATAGATGAGGAAAGTCATGCATCTTAGTTTGTCCACTGAGAAAAGCCCTGATATCAGGACATATTTTGGTGAATTTGTGGCTCAACACAGTATGGTTAAGAGTAATggtgaatggggcagcacggtggcctagtggttagcacaaccgcctcatggcgctgaggtcccaggttcgatcccggctctgggtcactgtccgtgtggagtttgcacattctccccgtgtctgcgtgggtttcacccccacaacccaaaaatgtgcagagtaggtggattggccacgctaaattgccccttaattggaaaaaataattgggtaatctaaatttataaaaagaaaaaaaaagagtaatgGTGAATAATAGACTCATTTCACCTTGGCATTGGCATTTCTCGATCAAAATGATCAAAGCCAAGCAAAATAAAACTTGTAGGGTTATCTCTTTGCAAACAAAATGCTTATTCAAACACCTAAGACACACAATACTGCAATCTGTATTTCCACAGCAATCAGTCCTCCAGTAAAACAAACACAAGGGTAGGTTTTCATCCAGGCCTATTTTTGGGCCTTATCCATGTATTCAGGACAAGCTGCACAACTCGTTCAGCAGCAAAAACACAATTTCCAGACTTCAGCCTCATCAACCGCAGCCGTCAGGTAAATCACAGGAGGAGGGTTGGTGTGGATTCCATCGCGAGGAGTAAATCACGGTAACAGTGGAAATGGGGGAAGTGCAGCTGCTCTACATAGCTCTAGGGGGAAGTTATTTTAATcaaaatggaaagaaaattgacAAAATCTTACATTTTGTTGGGGGTCATGTGAGCCTGCGAGCAGTGGGTGCAACATTAGACAGATTGgtgtgtgctgtacttttttataTGTCAGAAAATGGGAGCAATGTTCGTCAGTGTCAAAAGCTGCTGAACTGTGGCCAGTTTTTGGGCTGTATTCCCATCATTACTAACAACTAAATTTAGAATGCTTATGCTGATTGGGAACTAATCATGGCAGGATTAAAGAGGACATGGAATAAATTGACTGCATGTAAAGAGGGGGGGATGCTGAGGCTGGGGAAGGTAGAATGGACCTGCCTATCCAACCTAGAAGTGCAATGACAAATAGATCTAATAGTACAGATCAGCCAATCAGTTCACTGCGGCAACATCTAAGAACAACTTGTCTTCAATATATGCAGTATCAAAGACAAGTACTAAACTTATCAACTTAGCTTTAGTATTCTGGCACAGGCCTACTCATATTTGCACAGGagcaataaaagcagattgtatgCTATCATGGAGTGTGAATGTGTCAAATCTGTCAGGACCTTTTTTAGTTGTCCGAGGCCGCTGCCTAAAATAGGCTATAGACCTCTAATTTCTGTAAATTGAgttatggggttgggggtggtgtgggtggaagGGGCAATAGTTGTGCAAATAAATGCCTGCCAAAGGGCCCCTTGCCAAAATTGCCTTTGGGAACAGATATAGAGCCTTCCCGCTCAAAATTCATCAGTGGTCTCACATCCACTAATGAAAGGTATAAAACTTtccttttgttttgtttaaaaaaaacttgctttGGAGCTAGGAAGTGCAGATGTGCTTCCCTGACTCTAGTCATTGTGATCAGCTTCTCTCGCTGGAAGCCAACCAATCTACCTCCTGGGATTTACTTGAGGGCTGTAGTTGGTGAGGCTGGAAATTGAAGAGCTCTGTTTAGTGAGCTGCAGCTTGTCttcaataaatatatatatactaaACGATGCCCAAACATAGGCCTGAATGAAAATCTACAAATCACAaaactttattttattctttcctggAATGTGACATGGACAGCATTCATCGcttatccctaattgtccttgagaaggtggtgggccaCCTTTTTATACCACTGCAGTCCAACTTGTGCAGGCAAATTTatagtgctgttagaaagggagcgccaggattttgacctcgtGACAATGGCAGAACAgcaatcttgggtgggattctcccatacttggcggggcagggggtcccgcaccttcaggggcttggccggtgccggagtgatttgcgccccgccggctggcgtggaagacctttggcaccacaccagccggggccgaaggcgctccgccggccggcgtgagtccgcgcatgcgcgggagcgggagcggctgctgacgtcatccctgtccatgcgcgggggggggggggggggtcacctacgtATTGGCCATcccggaggctgacacggccgacacgtaggaaaagagtgcccccatggcacaggcccgcccacggatcagtgggccccaatcgtgggccagattgccccacacACCCCGCAGGACCCCatagcccgcccgcgctgccagatcccgccggtaagggacctagtctaatctacatcggcgggactggcaaaaaatcagcaggacttcggcccatcgcgggtcggagaaccgGCAGGGGGGCCGCTGTgaacggccgccgaccggcgcggcacgattcccgcccccgccgaatctccggtgctggagaattcggcagacggcaggggcgggaggggggtcggagaatcccgcccataatttccaagccaggatggtgagtgggctGGAAGTGGTGTCATTCCCATGCATCCActgcccttgtcattctagatgatagaggtcatgagtttggaagatgctgctcaAGGAGGGGTGGTGAGTTGCTACTTGTAATTTTTAGTGTGCCTTAGATGGGTTCCTGGAGCACAATTCCAGCTATCTTAGAGCCAAGAGCTGGGGAAACTCAAAGCTAAGTGCACATGATAAATTTAGATAGAGAGAAGTCAGGTGTGATTGGCGGACATGATGGGAAGAGACAGGACAGGAAAGCGTCATAAGGAATAAATGTGCTAATCAAAAGAAATGTGCGTATTCACAAAACTTTTAAGATATGATGATAGATAGAGAGTTGTTACCAACCTGGTGCACTTTGTTACAATGACATTTTATTACAGATTCCATTTGGTTACTTATTTTACACAAGGCTGAATCTATGTCAGTAGTCGCAGTGCAGTTGACTTGACCTTTTAGGAATAAAGTCATACAATAAATTGACTGAAGTATCTTTTGCTCCTAAAACACAAAAGTAGAAAATATTCTtagtttaaaatttattttaatagcTATGACACTATGAAACATTTCACTGTCCTCTAACACCTCTCCCTACTGGTCCAACTCCATCAACCCCAAATCTCTCAGTTACAGTCCTACTTGTCTCGATGCAGAAAAAGGGTAGAGTCAGGTGAGATGTCAAAATTTAAAAACATCTCAAACCCCACCTCCCAACCCATCTGCTTGTGGGTTGAACCGAGGCAGGAGCAGGTGCTGGGCAGCCAACCCACTCCCAGGAGATGGGCTGGCTATTTACAATTTGTAATGAGGGACAAGGCCTAATCATGTTTAACTTGTCTTCCAGATTGAACACTGGGAAATCAGACATCTGCGACATGAGATGTCTTTTGGCTTAAAGGAGGCAATAGCCTCCGATGTAATCTCCGCTGCCTTTCCACCTCCAAAATTGGGGGTCAGTTGCCCTCGGATTTGGACATCGACCCCCACCAGGATCAGAGATtggaaaacaggccattcagagaTCAGAACCCACCTGTCCTTGGGCCAATTGTGGCCTTAGATGGCCAATTAAAGACCACTTAAAGGCCTCATCCCAGCCCTAACAGTATTTTACCTCTGGTAGGAGGAGGTTCATGTCATCTGGCAAGCCTGGCAGCTTAGGTTGTGTACTGGTGCAAGTGAAGGTGGAGGGAGCCCCATTTGCTGATCTTCTAGTCACTTACAAGACATTCTCCAAAGGTTAACCCTCCCTTTAACTCTTCCCCCGCCTCTTGAATCTGgccccaccccttcacctccaTCATCCACTCACTTCCTCATCAGGATCGCTGAAACTGGGATTACCTGGGCTCCTTGGCGGGTTGGACTGCCTGTAGGCTGGTGctgggatgttagaacttctagAGCTACAGGCCATCTGATTAGCCAGAAGCTCCCTAAGGCAGGACATCCTCCTGAGATAGGGCAGAGGTCTCACCTTAAAGCAATTAATGTTGTTCACAGTGTTGCAGATGTTGTGATTGTGAGCAGGCTCCCCTCACCTCTGTAttcatgtgtgtgagtgtttgtggggCGGGGCATGGAGGGGGGTGGTAGGTGCAGGGAGATTGGGACCTTGGCACCCTAGAAAATCCAGCTCTTAATATCCAAGGACTAGGTAGTCATCTTCAAGGCAGGTAGCAGGAGTAAGGACATTTCCTGGTTCGGTGTGCCTACCTGGGGAATAGTGTCAGCAAAAGCCgggcgtgggtggggggaggggagggttttgaATTGCAGTCAGGTCAGCTAACCATGAAAAGAGGTCGGAGGCAGCCACAGGAGCTGCCGGGTGCCAAGGCAGGCTGTGAGAAAGGCCCCCTTCAGTACCCTGTGACATGTCCCAGTTATAATAGAAACAGTTAGGCCCATCCATGCCAACACATGTCCTTACACCCAACTCCATGATCTTTCATACCCCCGTGCCAGGCTATGGCATTTCCATGCACATTCACCCACAGTATTGTACCAATTAACTTTATCGTGACAATAGgatgtgtttaaaaaaaagtcattcATAATCATCCACTTTcttgaaaaaaaaatccttttgctGCCGGCCAATATAAGTGTTTTAAACCGAACCCTTTAAAGTATAATTAACTGAAATTGCAAGCACTTGCAAACTCTTTTTAGTGTGTAAATATAAACATTATGCAATTGACAGAAGAGATCAGAGAGCCAAAACTGCTAAGCAATCAGTATTTCCTCTAGGATTCAGTTGTTTCAAAAGTTTATTGGATGCCTGGGCTCTCAGGCTTAGAGAGGTATGGTACTTTTTTGGATATTGTCCCAGGAATCCTTTGGAACAGGCCAGATACTCTTTTGTAGATGTAATGTTCCCTTTGGGATCTCTAAAATTAGACATGAATGTGTGTAAAAAGTGCATATATAATTGGAACTATCAAGCTCATTAGAACTGCCAAGAACTGTTGCGTTATCAATCATTTTAAATATATTGCTATCTTGCCCATTATATATTAGGAGGGGAACTATATctgcaatatattttttaaaagtgcgtGCTTTTTCTCTCTGTTGATATAAGTCTGACGTCTGTCATTACAGGATCTGTGCTGCACGATTGATTTCACAACCTGTCAATATCACACTGGGGTCCCTAttagttcacagtttgattgacagctccatgtGGGTATGAACTCTTTGAAGAGGGACTATAAATACAAATGCTTGTTTACATATGGGATGGAGTGACGTTTGTGTAGTG
This genomic interval carries:
- the LOC119969541 gene encoding uncharacterized protein LOC119969541 isoform X1, producing MWWQVFFLFDESESLATGHGSLLKLIKLELNEIEVCPRLVTSVVLLLLLMPSVTCKCKGKKCKIGVILENYKAVMFDELRSLKNITGISEKNEMLKHPKMFSCRSNKEQKILQSIYCMTLFLKGQVNCTATTDIDSALCKISNQMESVIKCHCNKVHQQLNRSTRCSTHQSSHKKRGKKHRKVKARKGNKEQLRIISNLYLCWEKLFVGPCQSCARTG
- the LOC119969541 gene encoding uncharacterized protein LOC119969541 isoform X2, yielding MLNVCPRLVTSVVLLLLLMPSVTCKCKGKKCKIGVILENYKAVMFDELRSLKNITGISEKNEMLKHPKMFSCRSNKEQKILQSIYCMTLFLKGQVNCTATTDIDSALCKISNQMESVIKCHCNKVHQQLNRSTRCSTHQSSHKKRGKKHRKVKARKGNKEQLRIISNLYLCWEKLFVGPCQSCARTG